A genomic stretch from Engraulis encrasicolus isolate BLACKSEA-1 chromosome 12, IST_EnEncr_1.0, whole genome shotgun sequence includes:
- the mkln1 gene encoding muskelin isoform X2 produces the protein MLTHLHERLVLRGDFDACEELIDKAVRDGLFNQYISQQEYKPRWSQIIPKCNKGDGDDNRPGMRGGHQMVIDVQTETVYLFGGWDGTQDLADFWAYSVQDNQWACLSRDTEKEGGPSARSCHKMCIDSQRRQIYTLGRYLDSSVRNSKSLKSDFYCYDIDNNTWTLLSEDTSADGGPKLVFDHQMCMDSEKHMIYTFGGRILTCNGSVDDGRSSEPQFSGLFAFQCSSATWRLLRDDSCNAGPEDVQSRIGHCMLFHTRNRCLYVFGGQRSKTYLNDFFSYDVDADHVEIISDGTKKDSGMVPMTGFTQRATIDPELNEIHVLSGLSKDKDKREENVRNSFWIYDIARNNWSCVYKNDQAVKEAPTKSLQEEEPCPRFAHQLVYDELHKVHYLFGGNPGKSCSPKMRLDDFWSLKLCRPSKEYLLRHCRYLIRKYRFEEKAQTEPLSALKYLQNDLSLTVDHTDPDETKEFQLLPSALFKASSDFIPLGFSGVDQTYAQRTQLFDTLVNFFPDSMAPPKGNLVDLITL, from the exons atggctTGTTCAATCAGTACATCAGTCAACAGGAGTACAAGCCCCGCTGGAGTCAAATCATCCCCAAGTGCAACAAAG gtGATGGGGATGATAATCGGCCTGGCATGAGGGGTGGACATCAGATGGTCATCGATGTTCAGACAG AGACGGTGTATTTGTTTGGAGGCTGGGATGGCACGCAGGACTTGGCAGACTTCTGGGCGTACAGCGTACAGGACAACCAGTGGGCATGCCTCtccagagacacagagaaagag gGTGGTCCTAGTGCTCGTTCGTGCCATAAGATGTGCATTGACTCCCAGAGGCGTCAGATCTACACGCTGGGCCGCTACCTGGACTCCTCGGTGCGCAACAGCAAGAGCCTCAAGAGCGACTTCTACTGCTACGACATCGACAACAACACCTGGACGCTGCTGAGCGAAGACACGTCTGCCGACGGAGGACCCAAGCTGGTCTTCGACCACCAG ATGTGCATGGACTCGGAGAAGCACATGATCTACACGTTTGGCGGCCGCATCCTGACGTGTAACGGGAGCGTGGACGACGGGCGCTCGTCGGAGCCGCAGTTCAGCGGCCTCTTCGCCTTCCAGTGCTCCAGCGCCACCTGGAGGCTGCTGCGGGACGACTCCTGCAACGCCGGACCCGAGGACGTGCAGTCACGCATCGGACACTGCATGCTCTTCCACACg AGGAACCGCTGCTTGTACGTCTTCGGGGGTCAGAGGTCAAAGACGTACCTGAACGACTTCTTCAGCTACGACGTGGACGCCGACCACGTGGAGATCATCTCCGACGGCACCAAGAAGGACTCCGGCATGG tgccaATGACGGGCTTCACCCAGCGTGCCACCATCGACCCCGAGCTGAACGAGATCCACGTGCTGTCGGGCCTCAGCAAGGACAAGGACAAGAGGGAAGAGAACGTCAGGAACTCCTTCTGGATATACGACATCGCACGCAacaactg GTCATGTGTATATAAAAATGACCAGGCGGTGAAGGAGGCTCCCACCAAGAGTCTACAGGAGGAGGAGCCCTGTCCACGCTTCGCACACCAGCTAGTCTACGACGAGctacacaag GTGCACTACCTGTTTGGCGGCAACCCTGGCAAGTCGTGTTCTCCCAAGATGCGGCTGGACGACTTCTGGTCCCTGAAGCTGTGTCGACCCTCTAAAGAGTACCTGCTGCGACACTGCAGATACCTCATACGcaaatacag gtttgaggAGAAGGCTCAGACGGAGCCACTGAGTGCCCTGAAGTATCTGCAGAATGACCTCTCACTCACCGTAGACCACACAGACCCCGACGAGACGAAagag tTCCAGTTGCTTCCTTCGGCTCTCTTCAAGGCCAGCTCAGATTTCATTCCACTGG gTTTCTCGGGTGTGGATCAGACGTACGCTCAGCGCACGCAGCTCTTCGACACGCTGGTCAACTTCTTCCCCGACAGCATGGCCCCGCCCAAAGGAAACCTGGTGGACCTCATCACGCTGTAG